A genomic window from Pyxicephalus adspersus chromosome 2, UCB_Pads_2.0, whole genome shotgun sequence includes:
- the LOC140325011 gene encoding olfactory receptor 11A1-like, which yields MKKEALESGAALNKSWSIAWEKVMGEEVIRRQMEEQISTHTNNGTTFFFLGFSSTAVYNLLLFTLVLIIYIGTIYGNFMIIMLIYYSKTLHSPMYFFLTQLSISDIMLTTDIIPNMLNIILHEWTSISLPGCVIQYFIFGSTEGFECVLLSVMSYDRYLAICSPLHYVSIMNHGLCIKFVLISWLLGCSMTFIAALDICQLEFCGSNVIDYFYCDLNPLMELSCSDTSKLQVEETLMCLPVLVIPFLVIVVSYLCIVLTLIKIPSFSGRQKSFSTCSSHLTVVFLFYGTLAAAYLIPKQGQSQAIGKMMSMLYTVLTPFLNPFIYSLRNKDIKNIVRNVVYDQRSNI from the exons ATGAAGAAGGAAGCTCTAGAGAGTGGGGCCGCCCTAAATAAGTCTTGGAGCATTGCATGGGAAAAGGTgatgggtgaggaagtcattagaaggcaAATGGAGGAGCAGATA AGCAcacatacaaacaatggcacCACATTCTTCTTTTTGGGATTCTCCAGCACAGCTGTATATAATCTGCTGCTCTTCACCTTGGTCCTTATAATATACATTGGGACAATATATGGAAACTTCATGATCATCATGCTGATATATTACAGTAAGACCCTCCACtcccccatgtacttcttcctcaccCAACTCTCCATATCTGACATTATGCTGACCACAGATATTATTCCtaacatgttaaatattattctacatGAGTGGACTTCCATATCATTACCTGGTTGCGTcattcagtattttatatttggttCAACAGAAGGATTTGAATGTGTTCTTCTTTCAGTGATGTCCTATGACCGCTATCTAGCCATCTGCTCTCCTCTCCATTATGTCTCCATTATGAACCATGGGCTTTGTATTAAATTTGTTCTTATATCCTGGCTGTTAGGTTGTTCTATGACATTTATTGCAGCACTTGACATATGTCAGCTAGAGTTCTGTGGATCAAATGTCATTGACTATTTCTACTGTGATTTAAATCCTCTGATGGAACTTTCTTGTTCAGATACATCCAAACTTCAAGTAGAAGAAACATTAATGTGTCTTCCTGTGCTAGTAATTCCCTTCCTTGTGATTGTGGTTTCATATCTTTGTATTGTTCTTACTCTGATAAAGATTCCCTCCTTTTCAGGAAGACAAAAATCCTTTTCCACCTGTAGCTCCCATCTCAcagttgtctttttattttatggaacCTTAGCTGCTGCGTATCTGATACCAAAGCAAGGACAATCGCAAGCAATCGGTAAGATGATGTCAATGTTATACACGGTTTTAACCCCCTTTTTAAATCCTTTCATATACAGCTTGAGGAATAAAGATATCAAGAACATTGTAAGAAATGTTGTATATGATCAAAGGTCCAATATTTGA
- the LOC140325016 gene encoding olfactory receptor 11L1-like gives MFFFLGFSSITVYNLLFFTLVLIIYIGTICGNVMIIMLVYYSKTLHSPMYFFLSQLSISDILLSTDIVPNMLNIILHERTSISFSGCIIQSYVFGSTGGFECFLLSVMSYDRYLAICFPLHYVSIMNHGLCNKLVLVSWMLGCSLTFILAFGICHLEFCGSNAIDHFFCDLNPLMELSCSDTFGFYIEETMLAFPVLTVPFLVIVVSYIYIFLTLLKIPSFSGRLKTFSTCSSHLTVVFIFYGTLIAAYLIPKEGQSHMIGKMMSMLYTVLTPFLNPLIYSLRNRDIKDIVRNVACNQRTKILNL, from the coding sequence ATGTTCTTCTTTCTGGGATTTTCCAGCATAACTGTATATAATTTGCTATTCTTCACCTTGGTCCTTATAATATACATTGGGACAATATGTGGAAACGTCATGATCATCATGCTGGTATATTACAGTAAGACCCTCCACtcccccatgtacttcttcctctcccaactCTCCATATCTGACATCTTGCTAAGCACAGATATTGTTCCtaacatgttaaatattattctacatGAGCGGACCTCCATATCATTTTCTGGCTGTATCATTCAGTCTTATGTGTTTGGTTCAACAGGAGGATTTGAATGTTTCCTTCTGTCAGTGATGTCCTATGACCGCTATCTAGCCATCTGCTTTCCTCTCCATTATGTCTCTATTATGAACCATGGGCTTTGCAATAAACTAGTTCTTGTATCCTGGATGTTGGGTTGTTCTTTGACATTCATTTTAGCATTTGGAATATGTCACCTAGAATTTTGTGGATCAAATGCTATtgaccatttcttctgtgatTTAAATCCTCTGATGGAACTGTCTTGTTCAGATACATTTGGATTTTACATAGAAGAAACCATGTTGGCCTTTCCTGTGCTAACAGTCCCCTTCCTTGTGATTGTGGTttcatatatctatatttttttaactctgttAAAGATCCCCTCCTTTTCAGGAAGACTGAAAACCTTTTCCACCTGTAGCTCCCATCTCAcagttgtctttatattttatggaacTTTAATTGCTGCGTATCTGATACCAAAGGAAGGACAATCTCATATGATCGGTAAGATGATGTCAATGTTATACACGGTTTTAACTCCCTTTTTAAATCCTCTCATATACAGCTTGAGGAACAGAGATATCAAGGACATTGTAAGAAATGTTGCATGTAACCAAAGGACCAAAATTTTAAACCTCTGA
- the LOC140325021 gene encoding olfactory receptor 1468-like, with product MKPFTRFCVLDSDFPPPAKKKKCFNLIHLDSMASHRGNVTTFFFLGFSSTAVYNLLLFTLVLIIYIGTICGNFMIIMLIYYSKTLHSPMYFFLSQLSISDILLITDIAPNMLNIILHERTSISFSGCITQYYVFGSIEGFECYLLTVMAYDRYLAICSPLHYVSIMNQSLCIKLVLISWLLGCSLAFILALGICQLEFCGSNGIDYFYCDLNPLVELSCSDTSRVQIEETLLCVPVLVLPFLGVIVSYTCIVLTLVKIPSFSGRLKSFSTCSSHLTVVFMFYGTLITAYLIPKQGQSQMISKMMSMLYTVFTPFINPFIYSLRNKDIKNIVKNVVQWTKN from the exons ATGAAACCATTTACCCGGTTTTGTGTATTGGATAGTGATTTTCCACCTCCAgctaagaaaaagaaatgttttaatctCATTCATTTGGATAGTATG GCCTCACATAGAGGTAATGTCACCACATTCTTCTTTCTGGGATTTTCCAGCACAGCTGTATATAATCTGCTGCTCTTCACATTGGTGCTTATAATATACATTGGGACAATATGCGGAAACTTCATGATCATCATGCTGATATATTACAGTAAGACCCTCCACtcccccatgtacttcttcctctcccaactCTCCATATCTGACATCTTGCTGATCACAGATATTGCTCCtaacatgttaaatattattctacatGAGCGGACTTCCATATCCTTTTCTGGCTGCATCACTCAGTATTATGTCTTTGGTTCAATAGAAGGATTTGAATGTTACCTTCTGACAGTGATGGCCTATGACCGCTATCTAGCCATCTGCTCTCCTCTCCATTATGTCTCCATTATGAACCAAAGTCTTTGTATTAAACTTGTTCTTATATCCTGGCTGTTAGGTTGTTCTTTGGCATTTATTTTAGCACTTGGAATATGTCAACTAGAATTCTGTGGGTCAAATGGCATTGACTATTTTTACTGTGATTTAAATCCTCTGGTTGAACTTTCTTGTTCAGATACATCCAGAGTTCAAATAGAAGAAACCTTACTATGCGTTCCTGTGTTAGTATTGCCCTTCCTTGGTGTTATTGTCTCATATACTTGTATTGTTTTAACTCTGGTAAAGATTCCCTCCTTTTCAGGGAGACTGAAATCCTTTTCCACCTGTAGCTCCCATCTCACAGTTGTCTTTATGTTTTATGGAACTTTAATTACTGCGTATCTGATACCAAAGCAAGGACAATCACAAATGATCAGTAAGATGATGTCAATGTTGTACACGGTCTTCACACCCTTTataaacccttttatatacagCTTGAGGAATAAAGATATCAagaacattgtaaaaaatgttgtcCAATGGACAAAAAATTGA